One Setaria viridis chromosome 3, Setaria_viridis_v4.0, whole genome shotgun sequence DNA window includes the following coding sequences:
- the LOC117847487 gene encoding protein MIZU-KUSSEI 1, with translation MRTITARNPHDSLSFSRRHFKWPVLGKSKSHGATFGDEEYMKSSEAEEEDEATMAFSSACPSFHSEDFVSQPLKAAAGTAPAQQPQQPPPPRRRKVRTAVSRLRSALANAVAGRHRQVGLGARLTGTLYGHRRGHVHLAFQVDPRACPALLLELAAPTAALVREMASGLVRIALECERAKGSALPTPTAGPNGGNGKKLLEETVWRAYCNGKSCGYAVRRECSAADWRVLRALEPVSMGAGVIPAASCGGSEGDVMYMRARFERVVGSRDSEAFYMMNPDNSSGGGGGHGGPELSVYLLRV, from the coding sequence ATGAGAACCATCACGGCGAGAAACCCCCATGACTCGCTCTCTTTCTCCAGGCGGCACTTCAAGTGGCCGGTTCTTGGCAAGAGCAAGAGCCATGGCGCCACGTTCGGCGACGAGGAGTACATGAAGAGCtcggaggccgaggaggaggacgaggcgacCATGGCCTTCTCCTCCGCCTGCCCGTCCTTCCACTCCGAGGACTTCGTGTCCCAGCCgctgaaggcggcggcgggcacggcgccggcgcagcagccgcagcagccgccgccgccgaggaggcggaAGGTCCGGACGGCCGTGTCGCGCCTGCGCTCCGCGCTGGCCAATGCCGTGGCCGGGCGGCACCGGCAGGTCGGCCTCGGCGCGCGGCTCACCGGCACGCTCTACGGCCACCGGCGCGGGCACGTGCACCTCGCGTTCCAGGTGGATCCGCGCGCGTgcccggcgctgctgctggagctCGCCGCGCCCACGGCGGCGCTGGTGCGCGAGATGGCCTCGGGCCTGGTGCGAATCGCGCTGGAGTGCGAGCGCGCCAAGGGCTCCGCGCTCCCGACCCCGACCGCCGGCCCCAACGGCGGCAACGGCAAGAAGCTGCTGGAGGAGACGGTGTGGCGCGCCTACTGCAACGGCAAGAGCTGCGGGTACGCGGTGCGGCGCGAGTGCAGCGCCGCGGACTGGCGCGTGCTCCGCGCGCTGGAGCCCGTGTCCATGggcgccggcgtcatccccgcgGCCAGCTGCGGCGGCAGCGAGGGTGACGTCATGTACATGCGCGCGCGGTTCGAGCGCGTGGTGGGCTCCCGCGACTCGGAGGCGTTCTACATGATGAACCCGGAcaacagcagcggcggcggcggcggccatggcggaccCGAGCTCAGCGTCTACCTCCTCAGAGTCTGA